The genomic DNA GTCCCTGTCTTCCCCCCCTCGGGTCCTGTCCcatgccccccagcctgcctgcccatcCCCTGACAcacccaccctccccaccaccTTCAGCCCACTCCCCACAGCTGGTGCTTCACCCCTGCCACGCTCTGCCCCCCACTGTGCCCaggtggtggtgggatggggtcCCCAGAAGCAGTGGGATGGTAGAGCAGGGGTCCCAGCAGTGGGGCATGGTGGGGAAGGGtcccaggggcaggggggagcccCAGGGACAGGGGTCCCAGCGGTGGGGTGCCAGCCTGGGCCCGCAGGcgggctgctgctgtggcagtgcGGGCTGGCCCCGGCGGAGGAGCAGGGCCGGCAGCAGCTGGCGCGGGTGCTGGATGATGGCTCGGCCCTGCGCACCTTCGAGGCCATGCTGGGGGCGCAGGGGGTGCCCCCCAACATCGCCCACCGCCTCTGTGCCGGGAGCCCCCCGGAGCGTCGCCAGGtcctggggcaggcaggcaccCGTGAGGAGCTGCCCGCACTGCGCGGAGGTAAGCCGTGGGTCTGCCCACGTAAGATGGGGTCTGCCCTCCCCAggcccacagccccctcccctgcctcaCAGCCCACCTCGCCAGCCCCCtaccctgccctccccagccccacactgccccccaccccataCCCCTTCTGAGAGGCCAAGGGCTCCTCCAGTGCCCCGGggtccctgtgcccccctgtcgcccccccccagcaccctctgGGATGCCCAGGGCTTCCCTGGCTTTTTTCCCCGCCTCCTGGGGTCCCCggctgcaccccctgccccgcatCCCTGTGCACGGGGCACCCCGCACACCTCAGCCCCCCTGCATGCCTCTGGGTCcctgacccccagccccacaccccatatgccgcccccccccccccgtttcgggggctgcccggccccTGCCGCCGCCGTGACCATccccccccaggctgggtgCAGCGGGTGCAGGCCCTGCCGCTGGCCCACGTCCTGCACGAGCTAGGGGCCGGCCGGGCGCGCGCCGGGGACCCCGTCAACCCCCGGGTGGGCGCCGAGCTGCTGGTGGCCGTGGGGCAGCGCCTGCGGGCAGGTAACgaggaggggcggggggcggcccggggggcgccggcggggccgggccgggccccccaCGGCCCCCGCCCACGGTCGGCCTCCCCCGCAGGCGAGCCCTGGTTGCGGGTGCACCACGAGGGGGCGCTGTGCgctgcggcgcggcgggcgctgcAGGCCGCGCTGTGCCTGGCCCCGGGCCCGCCtcgcgccccgccgccccgcctgGCCGCGACCATCCTGCCCGCCggggccccgcgcccccgctgacgccgccgccggggggcgCCCTGCGCCGCaccgggccgggcccgcggccGGGTGAGGGTCGGGcgcccccggcggcggcgcggcgggacgTGCAGGCTGggagccggcggcgggcggggcggggcgcagTGCGCGTGCGCGCTCCTCTGCCCCGCCCCTTCCGCTCGTGGCGGCGCGGAGCGCACCGGGCGTGCAGGCGGGCCGGGGCTCGGGGTCAGAGGGCAAAGGTCAGCGACGGGCGGAGGGCACCTGCAGGGGTGAAAGGGCGCGGGTGGGAAGTTGCGGCGGGCTGGAGGCGAGGGGCAGGGGGTCAGCAGCAAAAGGGATGAAAGGAGGGGTCAAAGGGCGACAGGGCACAGGGTGGAGGTCggagggcagcaggggcagcgggtcagagggctggggcaggagcggcGGGGTGAGGGGTCAAAGGGCAGGTGGGGACATACACTGAGGTGTCCAACGGCAGCAGGGGGACAGAGGGCggggggagaagcagggggcTGAGGAGTCAGAGGGCCGCAGAGGGCAGAGGCTGAGAGGCCAGAGCAGGGGCGGTCAgaaggcaggaggctggaggtgTGGGGTCAAAAGGGACGCgaagggcagaggggaggggctcactccccctccccacagccccaccatGTTCCGGGCCCTGCTGCCGGCCCTCCGCCTGCCGTGCCGCCTGCCCACGCCACGGGCCCTGCACAGCCCGGCCCCGAGGCGACTGCCACTGGGGCGGCGGGTGGCGGTGGTGGCagcggcgggggcagcggcgggggcaGCCTGGCTGTACCTACGGGAGGAGAAGgcatggcggcggcgggcgcggcggcgggaggagcTGCGGGCGCTGGCACTGGGCCAGGGCGACTTCCAGCTGCTGGACCAGgaggggcggcggcggtgcAAGGCCGATTTCCgtgggcagtgggtgctgctCTACTTCGGCTTCACCCACTGCCCCGACATCTGCCCCgaggagctggagaagctgagCCGGGCCGTccggctgctggagcaggagccagGCCTGCCTCCTGTCCAGCCCCTCTTCATCACCGTCGACCCCGAGCGTGATGACGTGGCAGCCGTGGGGCGATACGTGCGGGACTTCCACCCGCGGCTGCTGGGACTGACCGGCAGCCCCGAGGAGGTGCGGGCGGCCAGCAGCGCCTACCGCGTCTACGCCAGCGCCGGCCCAAAGGACGAGGAGGGCGACTACATCGTGGACCACACCATCTTCATCTACCTGCTGGGCCCTGACGGGCTCTTCCTCGACTACTACGGGCGCAACAAGACGGATGCACAGATCGCCCATAGCGTCCGCCGGCACATGGAGAGCTATGAGCCAGTCCTGGAGTGAGGACAATAAACGCACCTGTGCCCCACCAACGCCTCCTGCAGCCCCGGGGACCCTGGCCACCccccccagagcagctgccagccccaagGGGTGGAGCTTCCTCCCCCTCCGCCTGGATCCCCCAAGACAGCAGAGCATTTACCAGCCCCTGGGTTTATTGTCAAGGGTGCGGGGGAGGGTATGTTCAGGGGAGACCCTTGCTCAGGGGCAGGCGGAGGGGGGCTGGAAGGTGTGGAAGCGATCGTGTGCTCGCTGGTGGGTGAGGAGCCGCAGCTGCATGGTGTCCactgcctgctccagccctgggccCTGCGCCAGCTCCACTACGTAGTCATTGgcctggggagagaggggaggaagagcaAACAGttgggtgggctgggggggggggagcagagcccaggagtcccccctgcagcccccctaCTCACCAGCTGGAGTGAGGCCAGCATGTAGCGGCACACCTCGAAGGCAGGCTGCCCTGCCACCAGGCTGGCGAAGGACTGCCACTCGCCCAGGGCTCCACACCTGTTCCCTAGCATGTCCCCGTAGCTGTGGATGTCAAAGGCGGCTTGCTCCTCCTGCGGGCAGAGCAGGTTT from Falco rusticolus isolate bFalRus1 chromosome 5, bFalRus1.pri, whole genome shotgun sequence includes the following:
- the LOC119148709 gene encoding protein SCO2 homolog, mitochondrial — protein: MFRALLPALRLPCRLPTPRALHSPAPRRLPLGRRVAVVAAAGAAAGAAWLYLREEKAWRRRARRREELRALALGQGDFQLLDQEGRRRCKADFRGQWVLLYFGFTHCPDICPEELEKLSRAVRLLEQEPGLPPVQPLFITVDPERDDVAAVGRYVRDFHPRLLGLTGSPEEVRAASSAYRVYASAGPKDEEGDYIVDHTIFIYLLGPDGLFLDYYGRNKTDAQIAHSVRRHMESYEPVLE